Below is a genomic region from Ignavibacteria bacterium.
TGTCAACTTCATATATTTCATACCCTTCAAACTTATATATATTTGAATCGCTTTTCGGATAGAATATAGTGTCCCAGTAATAATATGATTCTGCTGCATCATCCCATAAAAGATTTACCGAGCACTGTGTTGAATTTATCTGTGTAACGCTTTGCGAAACAGTTGGTATTGAAGGCAGTAAATTTACATTAAAGTTATTGTCGTATAAAGTCTGAGAAAGGTTACTCAATCGTTTAAGCAATGTTACAGAATTCTTATTATCGCTTCCCCTCTGTAAAAGCTGTGTAAGGACTATCTTTTGAGTATCACCTGGATTCACTGCAAGATCTATTGCACCGGAATTAATAATCATTCTTTTATCCCCGGGAGAATTAAAAGGAAGTATTACACCTGTTGTATCTCCGTTGCAGTTCTGCATTGAGCCTTTGTATTCGGTCCAGCCGGTTCCCGTTTCCGGATCGCCGGAATATGCGAATTTAGTCCTTTTGGGAGGTGAATGAGTAATATCCATCAAGGAAGTTCTGTCTTTTTTCATTCCTTGAAGATAATGGTATGCCGCAACGGGTTCTCCGTTTGCTTGGGATTCACATGGCGGCGGCATAGAAGCTGTGCTAGTTAAAAATATAAAAGAAGTCATACCGAGTGTATCGCCTGTAACTCTATTTATCGGGCTCCTTATAAAATCGATTCCGAAAGCCGGAGGTGCAGTTCCATATGTCGGAGGAGCTCCGGTTCCATCTTCATTATCACCATTGTAACAGTATCCAAGATTTAAAGTTGTGTCACATCCAATGTAATCGTCATTAGCATCTCCTATGTCAGGTTCAACATATATTCCCGTGAATGTCGAATCCCATCTTGCCGTACCTTTATTTATAATGGTATAACTTATAAACTGGACATCTTCAATACCGGGCGTAGTGTAAGCCCATGAAATAAAGTGTATCTCCGCGCCAAGAAGAGGTGACTTAATCCCTCCTCCAAATCCTTCCCCGGGAGTTCTTTGTAAAGAATCTCCGTCGCCCATGCACTCAAATATCGTCTGGCTCGCATTTGGCATTCCTGGTATATCTAATCCGTCATCGTAAATACCGTTATTGTTCAAATCTTTATAAGGCGCTCCGTAAGGTACCATCTTATACCAGTTTGCATAATCGGGATTGTTATATGCATTATCACCATTCCTTACTGTGTACATCTTGAAATCGCTGTTCGTAGTCCATGACCCGTTTTGGAAAGTTCCGGGAGTATATTCACCCCAGTATGAAGCCATAACCTGTGCATATTGACCGTTTATTCCGCAGGCAATGCTCAATCCCGCAGAATAACAGGCATACCTATTTGAACCCTTCGGCCACGAAAGACCCGGAGAATTACCTGAAGCACTGTTCTGATTGAATATACCCGTATTCTGAAAATACGCGGATATGTTGTTTGGATTTAGTATGACTCTTTGAATTATTATAGATTCAGGCAAAAGACTGTAAGGATTCTCTCCTACGATTATTCTTGGCTTTGCACGAATAATTGTTACAAAAGAAACAATTAATACTGCGAGGAAAATTAACTTCTTCATTTAATTAATATAAAATTAATAAATGCTTTATTTAATATAATTTATTGAACTTCGAAATAATAAATTAAAGTATCAAGTGTATTATCCTTTCGTACAGCATACACAAAAATACTTATTATGATTATAAAAGATTCGCTCCCGAAATATGCTGCTCCGTGTTTAATCAGAACAGCTTTTAAATTAACTTGATATAACTTTGATTATTCAGGTCTATCTGCTTTCCATATTAAATCTCTTCTGTATTACTCTTAGTAAAATATACCTCTATTTGTTACTTCAAAAGCACCATGCGCTTCGTCTGTTTAAACTTTTCTGTTTGCAAAGTATAAAAGTATATTCCGCTCGAATATCCCGATGCATTCCATTGCGTGCTGTACGTCCCCGGCTGCAATCTCTCATTCACAAGCGTTTCCACTTCCCGACCCATTAAATCATAAACCTTTAGCATCACATCACTGACCGCTGGAAGCTGAAAGCTGATGACTGTCTTCGGATTAAACGGATTCGGATAGTTCTGCGATAGTAAATATGAAGATGGAATATCCGTCGAGACATGCATTGCTGATGTTAAACCACCTGTTAATGTTTTTAGTATAACTCCATAGTAACCTACCGCCCAACCTGTTAATGTATCAGTAAAAAATATTCCGTTTATTATCTCTGTTCCTGCTAAGTTTTGTTTTACCCAGTCTTGTCCGCCATTAGTTGTTTTTGAAATATTTGAATTTCCCGAAGATGTATATCCTGCTATCCAACCGGTATTTGCATTTACAAAATACATCGCTCGATTGTTGTAATTATTAATAATATTAGTCGTCCAATTGATTCCGCCATTAGTTGTTTTTACTAACATTGTATTTTCTATATATCCAAGTGCATAACCTGTAGAAGAATTCAGAAATTGAATTTCTCTGCCACGTATTGCATTAATTGAATCGTTAAACATTAATGACCAATTATTTCCTTCGTTAGTGGTTTTGTAAATTCTCAATATAATCGGAAGCATTTCCTCTTGATATGTACAAGTTATCCAACCGGTTTGGGAATTGATAAAACTTAAACCTTCTGTTGTTCCGCATTCGAGTGAATTTGAATAATTCACTCCGCCATTAGTAGATTTCAATATCGAACCTGATGATGTAAAGGAAAGATATTCACTGTAATTTCTATAAACTATATTTTCATTTACTGCATAAACATCTTTGATATACGCATTCCCAAAAATTGCAGGAGTTTTACTGTAAATAATATTCCAATTACTTCCTCCATTCGTTGTCTTGAAAACATACGTACCTATTACATATGAATAATAATTATTATCACCTGCAAGGAATCCTGTATTTTCATTAAGAAAATGTACTGAATTAATTGTTGCCTGAACCGGAAGAGTTTGGCTTATCCAATTCTGCCCTCCATTTGTGGTTTTTAAGACAATAGAATCACCAACAACCCAACCGGTATTTGAATTGACAAAATATAAACTTTTTAAATTTCTGTTTGTCTCTGAATTTTGCGAATACCATCCCGGCTGAGAACTTACAATATTGCAAATGAGGAGAATCATAATTACTAAAAACTTTTTCATGACTTTTAATTTAATTCATCTTTCCAAAACTTTGATTAAGAAATAAAGATATTCTTATTTTAATAATATCATCCTTTTTGTCTCTCTAAAATTCCCGACCATCATTTGATAAAAATAAACCCCGCTATTCAGCATTGAACCATCAAATGTAGTTTCATAAGTACCAGGTAGTAACCTCTCATTCACAAGCGTCTTAACTTCTCGACCCATCACATCATAAACTTTCAATACCGTCAAATAATCATCCCCGAATAATCCTGTCGAGCTACTCATCACTTCAAACCTTATCTTCGAAACAGGATTAAACGGATTCGGATAGTTCTGCTCCAACTTAAAACTTTTTGGTATTTCTGAACTTATATTAGAGATAAACACCGAGCCTCCGTTTGTTGTTTTCAAAATCGTACCTTCACTACCTACAACATAACCAGTCATTGAATTCACAAAATGCAATGAATTAAATGCACCTATAATCCTTATTTGCTCTGCATTCCAGTTTATTCCGCCGTTTGTTGATTTATATATATTCCCGTTTGTTACGGTAAACCACCCGTTCATTATGTCAGTGAATTGCAGAGATTTCACTGGTATACCTGTATAATAACTATTCCAGTTTGTACCTCCGTTTGTCGTTTTCATTATTGTTTCTTGCGTTCCTATCCAGCCAGTTTGTGCATTAACAAAATAAACTGAATAAAGCGTGACAGGGTCCGTTTGTATGTATTCCCAGTTACTTCCTGAATTTGTTGTCTTGTAAATTGTTCTAATTCCTCCAACTGCATATCCTGTTTGTACATCTGTGAAATATACTGAGTAAAGCATCGGATAATTAGAGTTTAATTGAGTAAACCAGTTTACTCCTGCATTTGTTGTTTTGAGAATTATACTGTTGTAATAACTACTGCCTCCACCCACAGCCCAACCGGTTTGTTCATTAATAAAATGTATTGAATTAATCTGCTCGGTTGAACCGCTTGCGGCTGAATCCCATATTATTCCTCCGTTTGTACTTCTGTATATCATATTTGAATAACCTGTTGTAAATCCTGTCTGGGCATTAACAAAGCATATAGTTAGAAGATACTTTGATGCGGGAATACTATTAATGCTGTAACTTGCACCACCATTTGTTGTTTTTAGTGTTGTGCCGCTGCTACCGCATATCCACCCTGTTTCCGGATTTATAAAGCGAACTGAATTTAAGCTGTTCTTGGTTATATGAGAATACTGGAAATTCCATTCAGTCCCGCCGTTTATTGTCTTTAATATATACCCGCTATATCCTACTGCCCACCCAGTCTGATTGTTTATAAAACTGAGTGACCTTAATCCCGATAAACTCACTGGGATTTGTCCTATCCAGGTGATACCTCCGTTGGTTGTTTTGCTTAATGTATTCTCACCCGAAATCCATCCTGTCATTGAATTCTCAAAATGCAAATCAAAAAGATTTGTTGAACTGGGACTTGTAAGTGATATCCAATTTATGCCGCCGTTAGTTGTCTTTCGTAAATACCCTGAAGGTCCCGTTATATAACCCGTGTTCTCATCAGGAAAATGAAATCCATAAACAGAGATCCCTGCAGCATGAATCTCATACCAATTTGTTCCGCCATTTGTTGTCTTAAAAACATTACCGTTATCACCTGCTGTCCATCCTGTTTCTGAATTTAAAAACTGAATGTTGTAGCAATTTGTCGTAACAGTTGTTTCCGACCAGTTAATCCCTGAGTCAGTAAAATAAATCCCTCTGAAGTATGAAGTCGTGAAAGGATTCTTTATTATCCAGTTTATTCCTCCATTGGTGGTTTTCATGATTGTTCCGTTTATACCTGCAATCCATCCTGTTGATGAATTAATAAAACAAGAACTGTACAAAGAGTTTCCCGAAGGATATGGATTCTGCCACATCCATTGAGCCTTTAAACACATCGCTAAGAGTAAAAATAATAGTACAAAAATTCTTTTCATATAATTTCTAATTTATTAATAATTTCCTTTTTCATTGTCTAAAAACTATTTCAACAATATCATCCTCTTTGTCTCTGTAAAATTCCCGACCAACATTTGATAAAAATAAACACCGCTATTCAGCATCGAACCATCAAATGTAGTTTCATAAGTACCAGGTAGTAACCTCTCATTCACAAGCGTCTTAACTTCGCGACCCATCACATCATAAACTTTCAATACCGTCAAATAGTCATCCCCGAATACTCCTGTCGGGCTACTCATCACTTCAAACCTTATCTTCGTAACAGGATTAAACGGATTCGGATAGTTCTGCCAAAGCCTGTATTCTTGCGGTACTTCAATACTTATTTGATTTATCCCTACCCCCCCATTAGTTGTTTTGAATAAATACCCTTTACCACCCGCAGCCCAAAGCGTGCTGTCGTTTGACTTGCTTATACCATAGATAGAGCCCATAAAATTAATTGGCAGAATTTGCGGCACCCAGTTAACACCTGAGTTTGTTGTTTTATTTATAACTCCGGAACCACCCAGCCAACCCGTATTTATATCTTTGAAATAAACTGACTTTGCATCATCAGGATAATTAAGATACATCCAGTTATCTCCGCAGTTTGTTGTTTTCCTGACACCGTTATTATCACCCACTGCCCAGCCGGTTAAATCATTTATGAAAGTTATTTCATAAATGTATGTATGAAAAGCACCCTCAAACACTCTCTGCCAGCTCACCCCTCCATTCGTAGTTTTATGTATTACACTGTAATAAGTTGTTATAAATCCTGTATTTCCATTCAAGAAATTCACAGCATAAGACGTATTAATTGTATTGCTCATTTGAAGCCAATTGTTCCCGCCGTTCGTTGTTACAAATGTATGATTACCTGTTACCCAGCCCGTGTCAGGATTTAAAAAGAATGCTTTGTTGTGATCGCTCGAGTCTGTAAACTGTTGTACCCAGTTCAGTCCTCCGTTAGTTGTTTTTCTGACTGTTCCTTTATCACCTATTATCCATCCTGTATAATCATTGATGAAATATAAGTCCCAAAGTCCGGGAATTGTACCAATATTCATTAAATACCAGTTTAAACCGGAATTACTTGTTTTTAGTAACTTACCCTCTGTTGCAAAATTTTGTAGGTTCTTGTATCCCGCTATCCAACCGGTACTCGAAGAGGTGAACTGTACATCCATAAAATAAAAAGTTGTGTCAGAATAGATTAAAACCCATTGAGAATAGCAGTAATTTGTCAACAATGAATAACTTAATGCGAGTAGAAAGAATATCTTTTTCACACAACTTTACATTAAATTTTTTAAGATGAATTCTGCTCGGTGTGTTTTTACATTTTGCCATAACCTGTTAATGTAAGCATGTAAATCGGAAAATATCTATTTACAATTTAATGATTTATTTCTTTCGATTCAAATCATTTTTTGAGGATTAATATTTATTTATTCACGATAATGATTTATTATTGCCTTAATTTATCATTATTATAGAGTAAAGGAATGATGTTGAACTTCTTCATGATTCTATTTGTACTTTATACAGTAATAATTAAATCCTTTCAAAGAGAAAGGATTTAATGTTTACACACTCTATTTGTATATGTTTTCTTTGTTTAGGATTATTCATAGAGGACATTATTTGCTTCCCTCATGATTAAACTTTTAGCAATATCTTAAGTATTCTCCGTGTGCTCCGTGTTTTCTCTGTATCCTCTTGATAAAATCTTTTCGTTTTTTTAGTTCTTGCTTTGTCATGTCAACTATATAATATCTTCTCTTCTTCTGTTTTCCATGCTCTTAATAATAATTAATAAGTTCACTCCGCTGTATCTGTGCACTCTGTAGTAAATTTGTTCTATGCTAAAATCTTTTCTCTTACATCTTCTTCATTACAATAATCGAAATATCATCATTCTGTCTTGTTTGTCCTGTAAACTGAAATATATCCTCAACTATTTGCTCTCCAAGTGCTTTTGCTGATAACTCCTTATTCTGCAATATAACCGACTTCATTTTTTCATTGCCGTAAAACTCTCCTGCTCGATTCTTTGCATCAGTTATTCCGTCTGAATATATTACAACTATATTCCCCTCTTTAAACTCTTCTTTAAACACAGAATAATCCGCATTCTTAATCAGTCCCAATGCTGTCTCTCCGTGAGGTGTTTCTTTAATCTGATTATCACGCAAAATATATGCTGGCAGATGCCCCGCATTTACCATTTCTATCGTATTACTGCCTTTAATGATTTCAACATAAAATAATGAAGCAAACATCTTGCGGAGCTTTTCCTTATAAAATGTACTGTTCACTTTTGATATTAATTCGCTTGTCTTATAATCCGGAGCAAGTGCTTTTATTATTGCTTGAAGTTTGCTCGTCATCAATGCCGCATGCAATCCTTTTCCCGCAACATCTGATACAAACAGCGTCGCTCTATCGTCGTCAACATAGAAGAAATCAACGAGGTCTCCCGATACTTCATTCGCTGGTCTTGAATAAAGCCATAACGTCCAGCCGTCAAGATAAGGCGACTCCTCCGGCATTAGTGCTTCCTGTATTTTTCTTCCCGCTACAAGCTCATCCTTTGCAAGCAATTTGTCTTTTAATTCCAGCATTAAAAGTATTATTATTATTAAACATCCAAGCACGCTGAAATCAGTCGAAAATGCTACGTTAAACTCATCAAACTCTATTCTTATTGCTGTGATTATAAAGAATGCTCCCGCAAGAAGCATTACACGACGCATCGGATTCAGTTTCAATATCATGCTTTTCAAAATCCATACTACAGAAAAGAATCCCCTTTTCATTGGATTCATCTTGTTCAGCTTCGCCTTATTTTCAGGCGTCACATAAAACTCTATAATATCATTCATGTCCTGGCTGAAATCTTTTGTCATTTCATTAACATTCATGTCAGATTCTAATGTCTTAAAAAAACCCGGCTCGTTTTGTTTTGCGTCTCTGCTCATCGTTTATTTTTATATTTAATACGGAATAAATAATATATTAGTTGCAATTTATTGTATTTTCTGCATTTTTTAACTATCGGTATTTATATAAATCTTATTATTTTTATTTCCTTCTTTCAGTTTTAACAAATACTACTTCAAAGAAACTTAAATAAGCTATTGTTTTATCATACCCCCTCCTGTCATTCCCGCGTGCTCTTGGCGGGAATCTTATCACTTTTACCTCTTTATAACCGTTATTTTCTTAAAAAAATCCATGATAATTCTTCTTAAGGGTGCCTATCCGCGTTTTTTTATCTGCTTGAAACATTTTTCTCTTGACATTAGTAAAAAATATTTGTAAACTTGTACTAGTATAGATTATACACATAATAATCTAATTTATTAGTCTGGTATTAAGTAATTTCCCAATAATATTACTTAAATTATTGATAATACAGCACCTCTTATGAACCTCCAATAAAAGTACGGTAATAGCACGATAATTATACGATTATAGTACGGAGTAATTGGCCTTATCTTGCCTTTTGTTTAGGAATTAGGTATGTTGTAGATAAGTACTGCTGTAATTGCCGTATCTATTATTTATAACAATTAAATAAATTGAATTATGTCAAGAATAATACCTGGTCACCTCGGAACACCTATCGGCAAACTTGGTAAAACTGTTTACCGTAGAACCAATAAGAAAGTATTTTCTTATGAACTTACTGAAGCTTTCAAAGAAACTAAATCCGAAAAAGTTATTGCCAACAGGAAAAATTTTGGCAAACTTTCAAAATTCGCTAACTTTGTCAACAAATCTGAGACTATCAAAAAAGTTTGGACTAAATCAAAGTTAAAAGGCAATGCAAGCAATCGCAGGATTTTTAAATACAATTATAAAACGTTTCATCTTTATGGAATCAGCTCTGGAATTCATATACTCCCAACTAATATATACCTACACAATTTTAGTGCCTCACTCGACCATAATCGTCTCACTGTAAGTTTTAGTGCATACGATGTCAAAGCGGGTTTTGATAGTAAATTTGCAGACTTCAATCCGCCTTACGTTATCGTAACTGTAATTCATGCTAAAGACCCCGTCAATCCTGAAAATAAAAATGAATACCTGAATGTAATGCTCGAAGAAACAATTGAGAACATTAGATTTCAGGATGAAAAATTATTTACACATACTTTCGATACTCCTAATGGCGCTTTCAGTTTTATCGATGACTATAATACCGTTATTGTTTTCCCGGGTCTAATCTCAATTGATGAGAATAATTACCCTGGAAAATGGGCTGAATGCCACGGCTTATACACAAAGGGATCACATCCGGAGATTATTCCTCCTAAACAACCCGTTCCAATTGAACGTCCGGGCAAAAAGTTCTTAATTGAGTATTCATAAACATATATTAGTTATAATAATTTTCCATCTCCTTCCCAGGCTCAGCTTGGGAAGGGTATAAATAATCTCTGTCTCTTCTTTCCAATCAACTTTTCCATTTAATCAAATCTTTGCTTTAAGTATATTATATGATGAAAAATAAGTTACTTGTAACAGCGGCTCTGCCTTACGCAAACGGATATATTCACCTCGGTCATATTGCCGGTGCATACCTTCCTGCAGATTTATTTGTTAGGTTTAAAAGACTTTGCAATGAAGACATAATCTTTATTTGCGGCTCTGATGAACACGGTACAGCTATAGAAATATCAGCAATGAAAGAAAATGTAACTCCAAAGGAAATTATCGATCGGTACCATAATGCTAATAAAGATGCTTTCGATAAACTCGGTATTTCTTTCGATATTTATTCACGTACTTCGAACGATATTCATCATAAGACTGCTCAGGATTTTTTCTTGAATCTTTATGATAAGGGTCTTCTCATTCAGAAAACGGAGAAACAGTTATATTCTGAAAAAGATAAACGCTTTCTTGCCGATAGGTTTGTTGAAGGTACTTGCCCTATCTGCGGCTATGAAGAAGCTCGCGGCGACCAATGCGAAAGCTGCGGTAGTAACTTAACACCGCTTGAACTTAAAAATCCAAAATCAAAGATTTCAGGAGATATTCCGGTAGTAAAAGAAGCTATAAACTTTTACTTCCCTCTTGAGCAGTTCCAACCTAAACTCGAGGATTGGATTAAAACAAAGACTAACTGGAAATCAAACGTCAAAAATTATTGTGAAGGATGGTTCAAAACTGGTCTTAAAGACCGAGCCATCACTCGCGACCTCGATTGGGGCGTTAAAGTACCGGTGAAAGATGCTGAAGGCAAGGTCATTTATGTATGGTTCGAAGCACCCATAGGTTACATTTCTGCTACCAAAGAATATTTCATCGAACAGGATGAACCTGATAAATGGCGTAAATACTGGTGCAGTGACGATTCCCGCTTAATTCATTTCATCGGAAAGGATAATATTATTTTCCATGCAATAGTATTTCCGGCTATGCTGATGGCACATGGTGAGTTCATTCTTCCGTATAACGTCCCCGCTAACGAGTTTCTTAATCTCGACGGTGCAAAGCTTTCAAAGAGCAAAGGACACGGTATTCTCGTTAAAGATGTTGTATCTGAGTTCAATCCCGACGTTGTGCGCTATGCAATCGCTTCAAATATGCCGGAGAACAAGGACTCTGATTTTTCCTTTAAAGATTTGCAGACAAAGAATAATAACGAACTTGCTGCTATTCTCGGCAATTTCATAAACAGAACTGTTGTCTTTGCTAAAAACAAGTTCGAAAACAAAGTACCGGAAAGGAACACAAAATCTGTCCCTGAAATATTCGCATACATTAAAGCTCAAAAGAAATTAATAGAAGATTGCTACAATAACTATAGGTTCAGAGATGCAATAAATGAAACTATGAATATAGCGCGTGCTGCAAATAAATTCTTCAATGATTGCGAACCGTGGAAAGTAATTAAAACAGACGAAGCGAAGTGCGGAGAGATAATAAATGAATGTCTCCAGATTGCTCACTCTCTTGCAATCGCTTTCTCACCTGTTTTACCTTTCACTTCACAGAAAATACTGAATGTTCTCGGTAAAGGAGAAGCAGATTTCGCATGGGACCGTATCGGAGAGTTCGTGCTCCAAAGCGAAAGCGAACTCGGTAAAGATGAAATACTTTTTCCGCAAATCGAACTGCCTGCAGAAGAACAGATAAAAGATGAGATTGAAGATAATCTTATTGCTATAGATGACTTTAAAAAAGTTAAACTTGCGACTGCTGTTGTAATTAATTCAGAGGCAGTTCCAAAAAGTAAAAAACTGCTTAAACTCCAAGTACGTTCGGGTAAGAAAGAAAAGCAGATTGTCGCAGGTATCGCTGAACATTATACTGCGGAACAAATGATGAATAAAACGATTATTATTGTTGATAACTTGAAACCAGCAAAACTCATGGGTCTGGAATCACAGGGAATGCTCCTTGCTGCAAAAATTGACGGCAAGTTAAAAGTGATTACTGTTGACGGTGAGTTTCCGGATGGTGCAGACGTAAGTTAATATTAATAAAATCCAATTTTATGATTCCCAAGCTGCGATGTAGGGAAGCTTATATGTTCTTTTAACGATAAATATTTCTATGCCTTACAAATTCGGTAATAAAACATACGACCTTTTTTCCCGAACTTACATTATGGGAATACTAAACATTACACCTGATTCCTTTTCCGATGGAGGTAAGTATTTTGATGAGGATATTTTACTGCAAAAGATTATCGTCGATGCGGTTGCCATGGAAAGAGAAGGTGCCGATTTCATAGATGTTGGAGGTGAGTCAACCCGCCCGGGCTCACGTAAAATATCTGCTGACGAGGAAATTAAACGAGTCATTCCTGTAATATCAGAAATTAAAAAGCATATATCCATTCCAATTTCAATTGATACATATAAAAGTGAAGTTGCTGACGAAGCACTTAAAGCTGGTGCAGTTATTGTAAACGATATAAGCGGTTTTCAGTTTGATTCAAAAATCGCAGAGGTGACAAGAAGATACAATGCATCCTGCATTCTGATGCACATAAAGGGAACTCCTCAGAACATGCAGATTAATCCTGTATACGACGATCTGGTATTAGAAATTAAAGAATACTTATGCAATTCTATTTCTATAGCTAAAAATGCAAGAATAGAGCAAATTATAATCGACCCTGGTATTGGCTTCGGTAAAACGTTCTATCATAATATCGAAATAATAAAACGTATCGGCGAATTCAAATCACTCGGATACCCCATTTTACTTGGATTATCAAAGA
It encodes:
- a CDS encoding YCF48-related protein — protein: MKKFLVIMILLICNIVSSQPGWYSQNSETNRNLKSLYFVNSNTGWVVGDSIVLKTTNGGQNWISQTLPVQATINSVHFLNENTGFLAGDNNYYSYVIGTYVFKTTNGGSNWNIIYSKTPAIFGNAYIKDVYAVNENIVYRNYSEYLSFTSSGSILKSTNGGVNYSNSLECGTTEGLSFINSQTGWITCTYQEEMLPIILRIYKTTNEGNNWSLMFNDSINAIRGREIQFLNSSTGYALGYIENTMLVKTTNGGINWTTNIINNYNNRAMYFVNANTGWIAGYTSSGNSNISKTTNGGQDWVKQNLAGTEIINGIFFTDTLTGWAVGYYGVILKTLTGGLTSAMHVSTDIPSSYLLSQNYPNPFNPKTVISFQLPAVSDVMLKVYDLMGREVETLVNERLQPGTYSTQWNASGYSSGIYFYTLQTEKFKQTKRMVLLK
- a CDS encoding YCF48-related protein, whose product is MKRIFVLLFLLLAMCLKAQWMWQNPYPSGNSLYSSCFINSSTGWIAGINGTIMKTTNGGINWIIKNPFTTSYFRGIYFTDSGINWSETTVTTNCYNIQFLNSETGWTAGDNGNVFKTTNGGTNWYEIHAAGISVYGFHFPDENTGYITGPSGYLRKTTNGGINWISLTSPSSTNLFDLHFENSMTGWISGENTLSKTTNGGITWIGQIPVSLSGLRSLSFINNQTGWAVGYSGYILKTINGGTEWNFQYSHITKNSLNSVRFINPETGWICGSSGTTLKTTNGGASYSINSIPASKYLLTICFVNAQTGFTTGYSNMIYRSTNGGIIWDSAASGSTEQINSIHFINEQTGWAVGGGSSYYNSIILKTTNAGVNWFTQLNSNYPMLYSVYFTDVQTGYAVGGIRTIYKTTNSGSNWEYIQTDPVTLYSVYFVNAQTGWIGTQETIMKTTNGGTNWNSYYTGIPVKSLQFTDIMNGWFTVTNGNIYKSTNGGINWNAEQIRIIGAFNSLHFVNSMTGYVVGSEGTILKTTNGGSVFISNISSEIPKSFKLEQNYPNPFNPVSKIRFEVMSSSTGLFGDDYLTVLKVYDVMGREVKTLVNERLLPGTYETTFDGSMLNSGVYFYQMMVGNFRETKRMILLK
- a CDS encoding YCF48-related protein — protein: MKKIFFLLALSYSLLTNYCYSQWVLIYSDTTFYFMDVQFTSSSTGWIAGYKNLQNFATEGKLLKTSNSGLNWYLMNIGTIPGLWDLYFINDYTGWIIGDKGTVRKTTNGGLNWVQQFTDSSDHNKAFFLNPDTGWVTGNHTFVTTNGGNNWLQMSNTINTSYAVNFLNGNTGFITTYYSVIHKTTNGGVSWQRVFEGAFHTYIYEITFINDLTGWAVGDNNGVRKTTNCGDNWMYLNYPDDAKSVYFKDINTGWLGGSGVINKTTNSGVNWVPQILPINFMGSIYGISKSNDSTLWAAGGKGYLFKTTNGGVGINQISIEVPQEYRLWQNYPNPFNPVTKIRFEVMSSPTGVFGDDYLTVLKVYDVMGREVKTLVNERLLPGTYETTFDGSMLNSGVYFYQMLVGNFTETKRMILLK
- a CDS encoding PP2C family protein-serine/threonine phosphatase, with protein sequence MSRDAKQNEPGFFKTLESDMNVNEMTKDFSQDMNDIIEFYVTPENKAKLNKMNPMKRGFFSVVWILKSMILKLNPMRRVMLLAGAFFIITAIRIEFDEFNVAFSTDFSVLGCLIIIILLMLELKDKLLAKDELVAGRKIQEALMPEESPYLDGWTLWLYSRPANEVSGDLVDFFYVDDDRATLFVSDVAGKGLHAALMTSKLQAIIKALAPDYKTSELISKVNSTFYKEKLRKMFASLFYVEIIKGSNTIEMVNAGHLPAYILRDNQIKETPHGETALGLIKNADYSVFKEEFKEGNIVVIYSDGITDAKNRAGEFYGNEKMKSVILQNKELSAKALGEQIVEDIFQFTGQTRQNDDISIIVMKKM
- the metG gene encoding methionine--tRNA ligase, which translates into the protein MMKNKLLVTAALPYANGYIHLGHIAGAYLPADLFVRFKRLCNEDIIFICGSDEHGTAIEISAMKENVTPKEIIDRYHNANKDAFDKLGISFDIYSRTSNDIHHKTAQDFFLNLYDKGLLIQKTEKQLYSEKDKRFLADRFVEGTCPICGYEEARGDQCESCGSNLTPLELKNPKSKISGDIPVVKEAINFYFPLEQFQPKLEDWIKTKTNWKSNVKNYCEGWFKTGLKDRAITRDLDWGVKVPVKDAEGKVIYVWFEAPIGYISATKEYFIEQDEPDKWRKYWCSDDSRLIHFIGKDNIIFHAIVFPAMLMAHGEFILPYNVPANEFLNLDGAKLSKSKGHGILVKDVVSEFNPDVVRYAIASNMPENKDSDFSFKDLQTKNNNELAAILGNFINRTVVFAKNKFENKVPERNTKSVPEIFAYIKAQKKLIEDCYNNYRFRDAINETMNIARAANKFFNDCEPWKVIKTDEAKCGEIINECLQIAHSLAIAFSPVLPFTSQKILNVLGKGEADFAWDRIGEFVLQSESELGKDEILFPQIELPAEEQIKDEIEDNLIAIDDFKKVKLATAVVINSEAVPKSKKLLKLQVRSGKKEKQIVAGIAEHYTAEQMMNKTIIIVDNLKPAKLMGLESQGMLLAAKIDGKLKVITVDGEFPDGADVS
- the folP gene encoding dihydropteroate synthase; its protein translation is MPYKFGNKTYDLFSRTYIMGILNITPDSFSDGGKYFDEDILLQKIIVDAVAMEREGADFIDVGGESTRPGSRKISADEEIKRVIPVISEIKKHISIPISIDTYKSEVADEALKAGAVIVNDISGFQFDSKIAEVTRRYNASCILMHIKGTPQNMQINPVYDDLVLEIKEYLCNSISIAKNARIEQIIIDPGIGFGKTFYHNIEIIKRIGEFKSLGYPILLGLSKKRFINEIYKSNTEERNVGTLSANIVGIINGANIFRVHNVLENKRAAITTDLLKNCK